CAATGCCCCTTTTTGACAGAACTAAGCAACCGCATGTCATCCAGGACCTGCACTGTTATCTATGTGAAATCAAGGTGTATGTATCCAAAGCAGTAGTCTGTGggattttgcttttttaaattattggtGATTGTAATTTGgaaattcatgtaaaaaatatgtCTTAATCTTCATGTAGTGGCCCCAAAGTAAAACACTGTGGTGTTTGCAACAAGTGTGTGGAAGGCTTTGATCACCATTGCAAATGGCtgaacacctgtgtgggtggcAGAAACTATTGGTAAGACAATGTTTTGGACTGACTTGCTGTATTTGACTTCATGGTTGATGTTGAAATGTGGAATGCTTTATAAACTTAACATCTGGTTTCATGTGTTGCCTTCAGGTGCTTCTTTGTGGCACTGTCCTCTGGTACACTAGGCGTCTTCCTGCTCGCTGTTGTCATCTTGTTCATATTCATTCAGCATTACCTGGATCCAAACAGCCTACGGACCCACCCACAGTTTGACAGTGAGTCATTATAATGGACCTTCTTAGGAACAGCATTGATAATAGTTTTGTTAATTGCACCGtttctgtgttgtctttctttctatagGTATCCTGGGGAATGGTACCTGGCTGGCGTTTTTACCCTTAGCACCCATAAAGACTAGTTCAGCTGCTCTCCTTACATTAGCCTTCATAACAGCCATGCTGAGCGTcatctgtctgctgctgctcgGTCATCTGCTAGGCTTCCACTTTTACCTCTGTGAGTCACAAGCTTCAAGACAAGGCATTTGACAAGTCTTTTTCAATCATTAATCCATCTATTCTACTCTGCTGGATGTTCTCTTCTTTGCTTTACAGTTTATAAAGGCATAAGCACATTTGATTATGTAAAGATGCGGCGccaaaaagaagccaaaaacCGAGACAATGAAGCAGGAAATCCACATGAAGCAAAAATCAATAACAAGGCCCCACAGGTGAGACCCGGCCTTAGcctctcactgtctctcactTGTTTAATCTGTCATGtgtgtaaaacattttcttttcttttttaaagaatcaAGAGCATTCAATTGCCTGTGAGCCAGCATTATCACAGCGTTCAGGGTAAAAACAAACTCCTTCCAGTTCTAGTTATGctttcatg
The genomic region above belongs to Etheostoma cragini isolate CJK2018 chromosome 6, CSU_Ecrag_1.0, whole genome shotgun sequence and contains:
- the zdhhc11 gene encoding probable palmitoyltransferase ZDHHC11 — protein: MNCFNQRLRRTSPMHGSSRNELVPSKPPRINGWAWPPQTLQVVGWMMYSYLAIVSFGIYIPLLPLPWNHVLYALTGVAFVVHFFTHIAAATIDPADVSVRAKQSYSSPMPLFDRTKQPHVIQDLHCYLCEIKVGPKVKHCGVCNKCVEGFDHHCKWLNTCVGGRNYWCFFVALSSGTLGVFLLAVVILFIFIQHYLDPNSLRTHPQFDSILGNGTWLAFLPLAPIKTSSAALLTLAFITAMLSVICLLLLGHLLGFHFYLFYKGISTFDYVKMRRQKEAKNRDNEAGNPHEAKINNKAPQNQEHSIACEPALSQRSGTCKFDDKGPLPGRLSESQCTKLENFGKASENETSFHYSAENPTQNIASKMSVSDIKSRKPDTEEAQRAGVKSVQRVPGMQDPLGSSVMSPDDT